One window of Bactrocera tryoni isolate S06 chromosome 2, CSIRO_BtryS06_freeze2, whole genome shotgun sequence genomic DNA carries:
- the LOC120769680 gene encoding mitogen-activated protein kinase-binding protein 1 isoform X3: MFAPRNSSPVPLYGKEDVAAYEIKLKKVLGLTVCSNAALDVSPVSGLLAYPAGCTVVLFNAKRQTQAYLVNTSRKPFTSVAFSRCGRYVATGECGINPAIKVWELDSPNGNLEHTTGGNVVAEFFDHKYAVTCVAFSPTGKYLVSIGSQHDMIVNVFDWRSNQKMASNKISSKVSALSFAEDGSYFVTVGNRHVKYWYMEGGRRYKDPIPLMGRSAILGDLRDNDFCAVACGKDETKDRTYAITRQGHLVEFSSRRLLDKWVQCRTTSANCLTVNARFILVGCAEAIIRIFNAATLEYVTTLPRTHYLGVDVAQGIHINHIMTVPPHAKYPDCVAMVYDEQRSKVSCVYNDHSLYIWDMRDIKRVGKSHSFLYHSTCIWGVETVPYNMERELSDTLPEESFVTCSSDDTIRVWGLDGCTNTENYRKNIYSKELLKIMYIDDEMNFIKDQDLSGDKNSNTAYDGRNGVRCIRISPELQHLASGDRCGNIRIYNLANTKLIMTIEAHESEVLCLEYSNEKIERKLLASASRDRLIHVFDVSQDYLLLQTLDDHSSSITSIRFVGSGLNFQMISCGADKSIMFRTFQGNIFLRGTNTSGKTTLYDMEVDSNAKHILTACQDRNIRVYGTQNAKHTKTFKGSHSDEGSLIKLSLDPSGIYVATSCTDKTLAVYDYYSNECMARMYGHSELVTGLKFTNDCRHLISASGDGCIFVWQVPHDMIVTMQARLSQQRLRSGHAPLPPRPGSIIATPEGIIVESPTHEMEETATPHKFIASPSMFTEEPALTPGYKFSDVGQLPQWAKRKAAANADESVGVSIPGSTVSAMQSASSTSNLSSSPSQLGVGGVPRARGRWAQRGPFDPDDLRSNSESPLGTITSSVGGMGGVGGGVGVVVSGGGMGNTQTSDYNSASSKDIMYNQTYLSEDSSIDSGMETRRELKFIGSNNSGTVPAVTGSNGGTAANRLAPEKRKPGLRFDPQSNEHDGDVEDISDGERTSSDHGMFYNNISPSTPTDFKVTAMNEDELRKSMRRQKFDKAGLTLPGNGSTHTASTGTGTGTSDTEDEGSTPSAENAERSLASTLGGSSESIPQAASSFLQAALPEGPGSMLERGSTNRRSISAKHNTENGKPVSSASTITKSFTSTKKDELLKVISEVKQQLENVGYRSLRGSHSISDLSLAGNMDNASRSAAAANRYAKTGNPKSLLPMPVEDSSMRRSCSLSDLHMGNLGKSGKSNGSQLKNPGVVYRNSTTTRSANKRNSLQLKSSAVGLGASSSSIGVLNQASDSENEDSNRGRSSGNNQTRSNGPTAANRQYANKNSNANNNRRKGLQPNFSNAAPLQDDSSSEETPAGTSNSKPIVPPRPRNLTFDHKSKVLNSPNVMKQRGAFEAPEFGALDASDPKSQVHNVINNLYTTTQTVMQLHANLKNCEDSLMLKELENAVIMTQNMLTNITQNKNDKNNSQHSHAYTTTEQANLDNGDYLMMVNNCADLLSNFRMKHKLDDCENNS; the protein is encoded by the exons ATAAAGCTCAAAAAAGTGCTCGGCCTCACAGTTTGCAGCAATGCCGCCTTGGATGTTTCGCCCGTTAGCGGTCTCTTGGCCTATCCAGCAGG CTGCACTGTGGTCCTGTTCAATGCGAAACGCCAAACACAGGCCTACCTGGTCAACACATCCCGCAAACCATTCACATCGGTCGCATTCTCACGCTGCGGCCGTTATGTCGCCACCGGCGAGTGTGGCATCAATCCCGCCATCAAAGTTTGGGAGCTAGACTCGCCGAATGGCAACCTCGAGCACACCACCGGCGGCAATGTGGTGGCGGAATTCTTCGATCACAAATATGCCGTCACATGTGTG GCCTTCTCACCCACCGGCAAGTACCTGGTATCGATCGGTTCACAACACGATATGATTGTGAATGTATTCGACTGGCGGTCGAATCAAAAGATGGCCTCGAATAAAATCAGCTCCAAAGTGTCGGCGCTAAGCTTTGCCGAGGATGGCAGCTACTTTGTCACAGTGGGCAATCGTCATGTCAAATACTGGTATATGGAGGGTGGACGCAGG TACAAGGATCCCATACCGTTGATGGGTCGCAGTGCCATATTGGGTGATTTGCGTGACAATGACTTTTGTGCGGTCGCCTGCGGCAAGGATGAGACTAAGGATCGCACATATGCCATTACCCGACAGGGTCATTTGGTTGAGTTCAGTTCACGCCGTTTGTTGGACAAATGGGTGCAGTGTCGTACGACGAGCGCCAATTGTCTAACCGTGAATGCGCGCTTCATACTCGTCGGTTGTGCCGAAGCCATTATACGCATTTTTAATGCCGCCACATTGGAATATGTGACGACATTGCCGCGTACACATTATCTGGGTGTGGATGTGGCGCAGGGTATACATATCAATCACATCATGACTGTACCACCGCATGCCAAATATCCGGATTGTGTGGCGATGGTTTATGATGAGCAGCGATCGAAG GTCAGTTGTGTGTACAATGACCATTCGCTCTATATTTGGGATATGCGGGATATAAAACGTGTGGGCAAATCGCACTCTTTTCTCTATCATTCCACCTGCATTTGGGGCGTGGAAACTGTGCCATACAATATGGAGCGCGAATTGTCGGACACACTGCCCGAAGAGTCGTTTGTCACGTGCTCCTCGGACGATACGATTCGCGTGTGGGGTCTCGATGGCTGCACAAACACGGAAAATTATCGTAAAAATATCTACTCCAAggaactgttaaaaattatgtacatCGACGATGAAATGAATTTTATCAAGGATCAAGATCTTTCGGGCGATAAAAACTCCAATACCGCCTATGACGGTCGCAATGGTGTACGCTGCATACGAATTAGTCCGGAGTTGCAGCATTTGGCCAGCGGCGATCGTTGTGGCAACATAAGAATCTATAATTTGGCGAACACAAAGCTCATCATGACAATTGAGGCACACGAATCGGAAGTGCTGTGTCTTGAGTATTCGAATGAGAAGATCGAGCGGAAGTTGTTGGCGAGCGCGAGTCGTGATCGTCTAATACACGTATTCGATGTGTCACAAGATTATTTGCTGCTGCAGACATTGGACGATCACTCGTCCTCCATAACATCGATCAGATTTGTGGGATCCGGTCTCAATTTCCAAATGATTTCTTGTGGTGCCGACAAGTCGATAATGTTCAGAACATTCCAG GGCAACATTTTCCTGCGCGGCACAAATACCTCCGGCAAAACAACGTTGTATGACATGGAAGTGGACTCAAATGCCAAACACATACTCACCGCCTGCCAAGATCGCAATATACGCGTCTATGGCACACAAAACGCCAAACACACAAAAACCTTCAAGGGTTCACACTCGGACGAGGGTAGTTTGATTAAGCTCAGCCTCGATCCCAGCGGCATTTATGTGGCCACCTCGTGCACAGATAAAACGCTTGCAGTCTACGATTACTATTCCAATGAGTGTATGGCACGCATGTATGGCCACAGTGAGTTGGTTACTGGGCTCAAATTTACCAACGACTGTCGTCATCTCATTTCGGCTAGTGGTGATGGCTGCATTTTTGTGTGGCAAGTGCCACACGATATGATTGTCACAATGCAAGCGCGTCTCTCACAACAGCGACTACGTTCTGGTCATGCGCCGCTACCACCACGTCCCGGTTCAATTATCGCCACGCCGGAGGGCATCATAGTCGAGTCGCCAACACATGAAATGGAAGAAACAGCAACACCACACAAATTCATCGCATCGCCGTCAATGTTCACCGAGGAGCCGGCACTGACGCCGGGCTATAAATTTTCGGACGTTGGTCAATTACCGCAGTGGGCGAAGCGAAAGGCTGCGGCAAATGCTGATGAGAGCGTTGGCGTGTCCATACCTGGCTCAACCGTCTCCGCCATGCAGTCTGCCTCGTCAACATCCAATTTGAGTTCATCACCTAGCCAATTAGGTGTTGGTGGTGTGCCGCGTGCGCGTGGCCGTTGGGCGCAACGTGGACCATTCGATCCGGACGATTTGCGTTCGAATTCGGAAAGTCCTTTGGGCACTATAACTTCGAGCGTTGGTGGTATGGGCGGCGTGGGTGGTGGTGTTGGTGTCGTTGTGAGTGGCGGTGGTATGGGCAATACACAAACATCCGACTACAATAGCGCATCGTCCAAGGACATTATGTATAACCAGACTTACCTCAGTGAAGATTCGTCAATTGACTCCGGCATGGAAACGCGTCGTGAACTGAAATTCATTGGCAGCAATAATAGCGGTACAGTGCCTGCGGTGACCGGCAGCAATGGTGGCACAGCGGCCAATCGCTTGGCACCTGAGAAACGGAAGCCCGGTTTACGTTTCGATCCACAATCCAATGAGCATGATGGTGATGTCGAGGATATTTCGGATGGCGAACGCACCAGTTCAGATCACGGCATGTTCTACAACAACATATCGCCCAGCACGCCAAC TGACTTCAAAGTGACCGCCATGAATGAGGATGAACTGCGCAAATCGATGCGTAGACAGAAATTTGATAAAGCCGGTCTGACACTGCCCGGCAATGGCAGCACACACACCGCCAGCACTGGTACCGGCACTGGCACCTCGGACACCGAAGACGAAGGCTCAACACCGAGCGCTGAGAATGCCGAGCGTTCGCTAGCGTCCACCTTGGGCGGCAGCTCGGAGAGTATACCACAAGCGGCAAGCAGTTTCCTGCAGGCCGCCTTGCCCGAGGGTCCTGGCAGCATGCTAGAGCGCGGCAGCACAA ATCGACGCAGTATTAGTGCCAAACATAATACAGAGAACGGTAAGCCTGTTTCCAGCGCGTCCACTATCACCAAGTCGTTCACCAGCACGAAGAAGGACGAGCTGCTGAAGGTGATAAGCGAAGTCAAACAGCAATTGGAAAAT GTCGGCTATCGCTCGCTGCGTGGCAGTCATAGCATTTCGGATCTAAGTCTAGCGGGCAATATGGATAATGCTTCGAGATCGGCGGCTGCCGCTAATCGTTATGCAAAGACAG GCAATCCAAAGAGTCTGCTTCCAATGCCAGTCGAAGACTCCTCTATGCGGCGCTCTTGTTCGCTTAGCGACTTGCATATGGGAAATCTTGGCAAAT CGGGCAAGTCAAACGGCAGTCAATTGAAAAACCCCGGTGTGGTTTATCGCAACAGTACAACAACCAGATCGGCGAATAAGCGCAATAGTTTGCAGCTGAAGAGCTCTGCTGTCGGTTTGGGTGCATCGAGTTCATCCATTGGTGTGCTAAATCAAGCG AGCGATTCTGAAAACGAAGACAGCAATCGTGGCCGAAGCAGTGGCAATAACCAAACTCGCAGCAATGGTCCCACAG CCGCCAATCGTCAGTATGCCAACAAGAATTCGAATGCCAACAACAATCGACGAAAAGGCTTGCAGCCTAATTTCAGTAATG CCGCGCCACTGCAAGATGACTCCAGCTCCGAGGAGACACCCGCCGGCACGTCCAACTCCAAACCAATAGTGCCACCACGCCCGCGCAATTTAACATTTGATCACAAGAGCAAGGTGCTCAACAGTCCGAATGTGATGAAGCAGCGTGGCGCATTTGAGGCGCCCGAATTTGGCGCACTGGATGCCAGTGATC CGAAATCACAAGTGCACAATGTGATCAACAATTTGtatacaacaacacaaacagtCATGCAACTGCATGCGAATCTGAAGAATTGTGAGGACTCACTGATGCTAAAGGAACTGGAGAACGCTGTGATTATGACACAAAACATGCTGACAAACATTACACAAAACAA AAACGACAAAAACAATTCACAACATAGTCACGCCTACACAACCACTGAACAGGCGAATCTAGACAACGGCGACTACCTAATGATGGTGAACAATTGCGCCGATCTTTTAAGCAATTTCCGTATGAAGCACAAACTCGATGACTGTGAGAATAACTCCTAG